In Herbaspirillum seropedicae, a single window of DNA contains:
- a CDS encoding helix-turn-helix transcriptional regulator codes for MDKRFKPLSAIEQMEERRALFDELAAHPTLPVPAVVRKIRTTLRLTIAEYAKLCGVSARTLQDIERGESSPTLATADKLLKPVGMSVGAVVRKRP; via the coding sequence ATGGACAAGCGCTTCAAGCCCCTGAGCGCCATCGAGCAAATGGAAGAGCGGCGCGCGCTCTTCGATGAGCTGGCGGCCCATCCGACCTTGCCGGTCCCGGCCGTGGTCCGCAAGATCCGCACCACCTTGCGCCTGACCATCGCCGAATACGCCAAGCTGTGCGGCGTCTCGGCCCGCACGCTGCAAGACATCGAACGGGGTGAATCCAGCCCTACGCTGGCCACCGCCGACAAGCTGCTCAAGCCGGTGGGCATGAGCGTGGGCGCCGTGGTACGCAAGCGCCCATGA
- the moaD gene encoding molybdopterin converting factor subunit 1, giving the protein MKIELRFFASVREALKTSQEVIELPASVKTVGDVRAFLMGRGGIWAEVLGPEKNLRMAYDHEMTEADTEIADGGEVAFFPPVTGG; this is encoded by the coding sequence ATGAAAATCGAACTGCGTTTCTTCGCCAGCGTGCGCGAAGCCCTCAAGACCTCGCAAGAAGTGATCGAGCTGCCGGCCAGCGTGAAGACGGTGGGCGACGTGCGCGCCTTCCTGATGGGGCGGGGCGGCATCTGGGCCGAGGTGCTGGGGCCGGAAAAGAACCTGCGCATGGCCTACGACCACGAGATGACCGAGGCCGATACCGAAATCGCCGACGGTGGCGAAGTGGCCTTCTTCCCGCCCGTCACCGGTGGCTGA
- a CDS encoding gluconate:H+ symporter, with amino-acid sequence MISTHLAAWAAQDTQLLLVTLTALVTIVVLISFLSIAPFLSILIGTFVAGIGAGLPLEDIAKAFSKGAGSLLGEAGIIIALGAMLGALMAESGAADRIVNTLLRYARGSFIPWMMALVALVVGLPLFFEVGLVMMAPIIFVMARRSELPIMRVAIPALAGMTTLHALLPPHPGPLIAVSALHADLGTTMLLGFIVAIPAVIIAGPLYGNFIAPRLNLAEPDQIGKLFSAREGQSQPSFLVALVTILLPVVLMLGRTVARIWVTPKTELFEMLNFFGEPIIALTVTVLFAVVVLGWGQGSSRFEVGATLRRALPPIAGLLLTIGAGGGLKQTLLSAGISDTITKIADGTHMPLILLAWIIAVALRQATGSATVATTATAGIVAPLVAGLSATHNSLMALAIGAGSVFFCHVNDAGFWMVKEYFGLNLKQTLATWSVIQTLVSVIGLGMTLVLWGLLV; translated from the coding sequence TTGATTTCGACTCATCTGGCCGCCTGGGCGGCCCAGGACACCCAGTTGCTGCTGGTGACGCTGACCGCACTGGTCACCATCGTGGTGCTGATCAGTTTCCTGTCCATCGCACCTTTCCTCTCCATCCTCATCGGCACCTTCGTGGCTGGCATCGGCGCCGGCCTGCCGCTGGAAGACATCGCCAAGGCCTTCAGCAAGGGCGCCGGCAGCCTGCTCGGCGAAGCCGGCATCATCATCGCCCTGGGCGCCATGCTGGGTGCGCTCATGGCCGAATCCGGCGCGGCCGACCGCATCGTCAACACCCTGCTGCGTTATGCGCGCGGCAGCTTCATCCCCTGGATGATGGCGCTGGTGGCGCTGGTGGTGGGTCTGCCGCTGTTCTTCGAGGTCGGGCTGGTGATGATGGCGCCGATCATCTTCGTCATGGCGCGCCGCTCGGAACTGCCCATCATGCGCGTGGCCATTCCGGCGCTGGCGGGCATGACGACCCTGCACGCATTGCTGCCGCCGCATCCGGGCCCGCTGATCGCCGTCTCGGCCTTGCATGCGGATCTGGGGACGACCATGCTGCTGGGCTTCATCGTGGCCATTCCTGCGGTGATCATCGCCGGTCCCCTGTATGGCAACTTCATCGCGCCGCGCCTGAATCTGGCCGAGCCAGACCAGATCGGCAAACTGTTCAGCGCACGTGAAGGGCAGTCGCAACCCAGCTTCCTGGTGGCGCTGGTGACCATCCTGCTGCCGGTGGTGCTGATGCTGGGCCGCACCGTGGCGCGCATCTGGGTCACGCCCAAGACCGAGCTCTTCGAGATGCTCAATTTCTTTGGCGAACCCATCATCGCGCTGACCGTGACGGTGCTCTTCGCCGTGGTCGTGCTGGGCTGGGGCCAGGGCAGCAGCCGCTTCGAGGTCGGCGCGACGCTGCGCCGCGCCTTGCCGCCGATCGCCGGCCTGCTGCTGACCATCGGCGCCGGTGGCGGCCTGAAGCAGACCCTGCTGTCAGCCGGCATCAGCGACACCATCACCAAGATCGCCGATGGCACCCACATGCCGCTGATCCTGCTGGCCTGGATCATCGCCGTGGCGCTGCGCCAGGCCACCGGTTCGGCCACCGTCGCCACCACGGCCACTGCGGGCATCGTCGCGCCCCTGGTGGCGGGTTTGTCGGCCACGCACAATTCCTTGATGGCGCTGGCCATCGGTGCGGGTTCGGTGTTCTTCTGCCACGTCAATGACGCCGGCTTCTGGATGGTCAAGGAATACTTCGGGCTGAACCTGAAGCAGACGCTGGCCACCTGGTCGGTCATCCAGACCCTGGTGTCGGTGATCGGCCTGGGCATGACGCTGGTGCTATGGGGGCTGCTGGTCTGA
- the moaE gene encoding molybdopterin synthase catalytic subunit MoaE codes for MPVRVQTADFDLSTEVAQLRLSNPRVGAVVSFVGTVRDLNEGAAVSEMELEHYPAMTERALEQIVAQAKARWPIFDALVIHRVGPLLPREQIVLVAVTSPHRGEAFAACEFIMDYLKTQAPFWKKEQTPQGERWVDARESDDTALAKWSQ; via the coding sequence ATGCCCGTCCGCGTCCAGACTGCCGATTTCGATCTTTCCACTGAAGTGGCGCAGTTGCGCCTGTCCAATCCGCGGGTCGGAGCGGTGGTCAGTTTCGTCGGGACCGTACGCGATCTCAACGAGGGGGCAGCGGTTTCCGAGATGGAGCTGGAACATTACCCGGCCATGACCGAACGCGCCCTGGAGCAGATCGTCGCGCAGGCCAAGGCGCGCTGGCCCATCTTCGATGCGCTGGTGATCCATCGCGTCGGCCCCTTGCTGCCGCGCGAGCAGATCGTGCTGGTGGCGGTGACCTCGCCCCATCGCGGCGAAGCCTTTGCGGCCTGCGAGTTCATCATGGATTACCTCAAGACCCAGGCGCCGTTCTGGAAGAAAGAGCAGACGCCGCAAGGCGAGCGCTGGGTCGACGCCCGCGAGAGCGACGACACTGCGCTGGCCAAGTGGTCACAATAA
- a CDS encoding type II toxin-antitoxin system HipA family toxin: MKTSCTLEVHIDGAWRQAGGLALTAAVEQGMAASTFFAYETVHAIDYLGRRDAAALSVNLPVALDNLSEPRWPAFLIDLLPQGYGRAELLRQLGLDERTEASADWPLLCAGAGNPIGNIRVLEAWEWVQARSAPQLRGFAMEEIAARSEDFNEYLAQHGLFLAGSSGVQGEWPKILLTRARDGLFYLDHALPDELAERHYIVKFGRGPDPDLADILRLEAPYMQMAARLGLHVHAPLELHGKALFIPRFDREVRGTQVLRHAQESIASLCGVTGFAAMPTHNAVCARLGEVATDPVTEIIEYLKRDIANIVLRNKDNHARNTAIRRDAQGRVGLTPLFDFAPMWLHPDGIARRMRWERDDGGSPQWASAIAQACEAAQIDPGPVKSAVREMALPLADLLDYGRSLGIESNFLDPLAATVAQVRAQLEAL; encoded by the coding sequence ATGAAGACCTCCTGCACACTTGAAGTTCATATCGACGGTGCCTGGCGCCAGGCTGGCGGCTTGGCGCTGACCGCAGCTGTCGAGCAGGGCATGGCAGCATCGACTTTCTTCGCCTATGAAACCGTACATGCCATCGATTACCTGGGCCGGCGGGATGCTGCTGCCTTGTCGGTGAACCTGCCGGTGGCGCTGGACAACCTGAGCGAACCGCGCTGGCCGGCCTTCCTGATCGACCTCTTGCCTCAGGGGTATGGCCGCGCCGAGCTGTTGCGGCAGCTGGGTCTGGATGAACGGACCGAAGCCAGCGCCGATTGGCCGCTGCTGTGTGCCGGCGCGGGCAACCCCATCGGCAATATCCGCGTGCTGGAAGCCTGGGAATGGGTGCAGGCGCGCAGTGCGCCGCAGTTGCGTGGCTTCGCCATGGAAGAGATCGCTGCGCGTTCGGAAGACTTCAACGAATATCTGGCGCAGCACGGCCTGTTCCTGGCGGGGTCGTCGGGGGTACAGGGCGAGTGGCCCAAGATCCTGCTGACCCGCGCCCGTGACGGCTTGTTCTACCTGGACCACGCCTTGCCCGATGAACTGGCCGAACGCCATTACATCGTCAAGTTCGGGCGCGGGCCCGATCCCGACCTGGCCGACATTCTGCGCTTGGAGGCTCCCTACATGCAGATGGCTGCTCGTCTGGGCCTGCACGTCCACGCGCCGCTGGAACTGCACGGCAAGGCCTTGTTCATTCCCCGTTTTGACCGTGAAGTGCGGGGCACGCAGGTGCTACGCCATGCGCAGGAAAGCATCGCCTCCCTGTGCGGCGTCACCGGCTTTGCGGCCATGCCCACCCACAATGCCGTCTGTGCACGGCTAGGGGAGGTCGCCACCGATCCGGTGACGGAGATCATCGAATACCTGAAGCGCGACATCGCCAACATTGTCCTGCGCAACAAGGACAATCACGCCCGCAACACTGCGATCCGGCGCGATGCACAGGGGCGTGTCGGTCTGACGCCACTGTTCGACTTTGCGCCCATGTGGCTGCATCCGGACGGTATTGCACGCCGCATGCGCTGGGAGCGCGATGACGGCGGTTCCCCGCAATGGGCCAGCGCCATCGCGCAGGCATGCGAGGCAGCGCAGATCGACCCGGGACCGGTGAAGTCGGCCGTGCGCGAGATGGCATTGCCATTGGCCGATCTGTTGGACTATGGCCGCAGCCTGGGAATCGAATCCAACTTCCTTGACCCGTTGGCGGCCACCGTGGCGCAGGTACGGGCGCAGCTGGAGGCGCTCTGA
- a CDS encoding HlyD family secretion protein, producing the protein MSVKSIFRVLITTAIFLLAILLAWSLWQHYMHSPWTRDGRVRAEVVNIAPDVSGQVVALPVRDNQLVKKGDLLMEIDPARYTLALQQAEAAVTARKAELDVRRAEVEARRADLNMRRAQARRRADVDALVVSREAREDAGSQVTASQAQLEAAQAQLQGAQAQYQAALSQRDTARLNLERTKVFSPVDGYITNLNVRRGDYAAAGAAKIAVIDSHSFWVYAYFEETKLPLLSIGDRARIQLINGASMEGHVDSIARGIYDRDNPQSRELTADVNPTFNWVRLAQRIPVRIQLDKVPENVLLASGLTCTVVLEPGSGKQPAVAKN; encoded by the coding sequence ATGTCGGTCAAATCGATCTTCCGCGTTCTCATCACCACGGCCATCTTCCTGCTGGCCATCCTGCTGGCCTGGAGCCTGTGGCAGCACTACATGCATTCGCCCTGGACCCGCGACGGCCGCGTACGTGCCGAAGTGGTCAACATCGCTCCCGACGTCTCAGGCCAGGTCGTAGCCCTGCCGGTGCGCGACAACCAGCTGGTCAAGAAAGGCGACCTGCTCATGGAAATCGACCCGGCCCGCTACACGCTGGCGCTGCAGCAGGCAGAAGCCGCCGTCACCGCCCGCAAGGCCGAGCTGGACGTGCGCCGCGCTGAAGTGGAAGCCCGTCGCGCCGACCTGAACATGCGCCGCGCCCAGGCCCGCCGCCGTGCTGATGTCGATGCGCTGGTGGTCTCGCGCGAAGCCCGTGAAGACGCCGGCAGCCAGGTCACCGCCTCGCAAGCCCAACTGGAAGCCGCCCAGGCCCAGCTGCAAGGCGCCCAGGCGCAATACCAGGCCGCCCTGTCGCAGCGCGATACCGCCAGGCTGAACCTGGAGCGCACCAAGGTCTTCTCGCCGGTGGATGGCTACATCACCAACCTGAACGTGCGCCGTGGCGACTATGCGGCAGCCGGCGCGGCCAAGATCGCGGTGATCGACAGCCACTCCTTCTGGGTCTATGCCTACTTCGAAGAGACCAAGCTGCCGTTGTTGTCCATCGGCGACCGGGCCAGGATCCAGCTGATCAACGGCGCTTCCATGGAAGGCCACGTCGACAGCATCGCCCGCGGCATCTACGACCGCGACAATCCGCAAAGCCGCGAGTTGACTGCCGATGTGAACCCGACCTTCAACTGGGTGCGCCTGGCCCAGCGCATCCCGGTGCGCATCCAGCTCGACAAGGTGCCGGAGAACGTGCTGCTGGCCTCGGGGCTGACTTGCACGGTGGTGTTGGAACCGGGTAGCGGCAAGCAGCCGGCGGTGGCCAAGAACTGA
- a CDS encoding DUF1656 domain-containing protein, whose amino-acid sequence MPREISFFDAYIPTVLLLAVVAAVLAMLADRVLVRLGFYALTWHPALFRVSLFVCLAALLGLAVYR is encoded by the coding sequence ATGCCACGTGAGATTTCCTTCTTCGACGCCTATATTCCGACCGTCCTGCTGCTGGCGGTGGTGGCTGCCGTGCTGGCCATGCTGGCAGACCGGGTGCTGGTGCGCCTGGGCTTCTACGCGCTGACCTGGCATCCGGCGCTGTTCCGGGTCAGCCTGTTCGTCTGCCTGGCGGCCTTGCTGGGCCTGGCGGTGTATCGCTAG
- the thrC gene encoding threonine synthase, protein MQYVSTRGHAATPSFSEILLGGLAPDGGLYLPAQYPQVSGAELDQWRKLSYADLAFEVLRKFATDIPEADLKALAHKTYTADVYRNTRAGEHAAEITPLRTLEEQGGKKLVLQSLSNGPTLAFKDMAMQLLGNLFEYALAKQGAELNIVGATSGDTGSAAEYAMRGKKGIRVFMLSPHKKMSAFQTAQMFSLQDPNIFNLAIEGVFDDCQDIVKAISNDLEYKAAKKIGTVNSINWARVVAQVVYYFRGYLAATTSNEQKVSFTVPSGNFGNICAGHIARMMGLPIDKLVVATNENDVLDEFFRTGIYRVRKSAETYHTSSPSMDISKASNFERFVYDLLGRDSARVKDLFHKVETAGGFDLSGQAGSDGNEFTSVIQYGFASGRSTHADRLETIRFAEKTYGITVDTHTADGIKVAREHLTPGVTMIVLETALPAKFNETIREALGRDADRPAGFENIEALPQRFEVMPADAARVKAYVAQHTGL, encoded by the coding sequence ATGCAATACGTCTCCACCCGCGGTCACGCTGCAACACCTTCCTTCTCCGAAATCCTGCTGGGTGGCCTGGCCCCGGACGGTGGCCTGTACCTGCCGGCGCAGTACCCCCAGGTCAGCGGCGCCGAACTGGACCAGTGGCGCAAGCTGTCCTATGCCGACCTGGCCTTCGAGGTGCTGCGCAAGTTCGCCACCGACATCCCCGAGGCCGACCTCAAGGCGCTGGCGCACAAGACCTATACCGCCGACGTCTATCGCAATACCCGCGCCGGCGAACATGCGGCCGAGATCACGCCGCTGCGCACGCTGGAAGAGCAGGGTGGCAAGAAGCTGGTGCTGCAGAGCCTGTCCAACGGCCCCACGCTGGCCTTCAAGGACATGGCCATGCAACTGCTGGGCAACCTGTTCGAATACGCGCTGGCCAAGCAGGGCGCGGAATTGAATATCGTCGGCGCCACCTCCGGCGACACCGGCAGCGCCGCTGAATACGCCATGCGCGGCAAGAAGGGCATCCGCGTCTTCATGCTGTCGCCACACAAGAAGATGAGCGCCTTCCAGACCGCGCAGATGTTCAGCCTGCAAGACCCCAACATCTTCAACCTGGCCATCGAAGGCGTCTTCGATGACTGCCAGGACATCGTCAAGGCCATCTCCAACGACCTGGAGTACAAGGCCGCCAAGAAGATCGGCACCGTCAACTCGATCAATTGGGCGCGCGTGGTGGCCCAGGTGGTGTACTACTTCCGTGGCTACCTGGCCGCGACCACCAGCAATGAACAGAAGGTGTCCTTCACCGTCCCCTCGGGCAACTTCGGCAACATCTGCGCCGGCCACATCGCCCGCATGATGGGCCTGCCCATCGACAAGCTGGTGGTGGCCACCAACGAGAACGACGTGCTCGACGAATTCTTCCGCACCGGCATCTACCGCGTGCGCAAGTCGGCCGAGACCTACCACACCAGCAGCCCCAGCATGGACATCAGCAAGGCCTCCAACTTCGAGCGCTTCGTCTATGACCTGCTGGGCCGCGACAGCGCCCGCGTCAAGGACCTGTTCCACAAGGTCGAGACCGCAGGCGGCTTCGACCTGAGCGGCCAGGCCGGCAGCGACGGCAACGAATTCACCAGCGTGATCCAGTATGGCTTTGCCTCGGGCAGGTCCACCCACGCCGACCGCCTGGAGACCATCCGCTTCGCTGAAAAGACCTACGGCATCACGGTCGATACCCACACCGCCGACGGCATCAAGGTGGCGCGCGAGCATCTCACGCCGGGCGTGACCATGATCGTGCTGGAAACGGCCTTGCCGGCCAAGTTCAACGAAACCATCCGCGAAGCCCTGGGCCGCGATGCCGACCGTCCGGCCGGTTTCGAGAACATCGAGGCGCTGCCCCAGCGCTTCGAAGTGATGCCGGCCGATGCGGCGCGGGTGAAGGCCTACGTGGCGCAGCACACCGGCCTGTAA
- a CDS encoding class I SAM-dependent methyltransferase, whose amino-acid sequence MSTRRDPAAATLEHYSSHAESFREGTWDHDVSQNMAALLDALSARPGAAGQGPFTILDFGCGPGRDLIEFTRRGHVAVGLDGTAEFVEMARAASGCEVLHQDFLKLELPQQHFDGIFANASLFHVPSAELPRVLGQLRASLKPGGILFSSNPRGGDLEGWSGPRYGVWHSLEGWRGYLEPAGFIELRHYYRPDGLPREQQPWLASVWQKTEDPRQAG is encoded by the coding sequence ATGAGCACCCGCCGCGATCCTGCCGCCGCTACGCTGGAGCATTACAGCAGCCATGCCGAAAGCTTTCGCGAGGGCACCTGGGATCATGACGTCAGTCAGAACATGGCGGCGCTGCTGGACGCCCTGAGCGCCAGGCCAGGTGCTGCCGGACAGGGACCGTTCACGATCCTCGACTTCGGCTGCGGTCCTGGACGCGACCTGATCGAATTCACCCGGCGCGGTCATGTGGCGGTGGGCCTGGACGGTACCGCCGAATTCGTCGAGATGGCGCGTGCGGCCAGCGGTTGCGAGGTCTTGCATCAGGATTTCCTGAAGCTGGAGCTGCCGCAGCAGCACTTCGACGGCATCTTCGCCAATGCCTCCTTGTTCCATGTGCCGTCAGCGGAGCTGCCGCGTGTACTGGGGCAATTGCGCGCCAGCCTCAAGCCCGGCGGCATCCTCTTCAGCTCCAATCCGCGGGGTGGCGATCTGGAGGGCTGGAGCGGTCCGCGCTATGGCGTCTGGCATAGCCTGGAAGGCTGGCGCGGTTACCTGGAGCCAGCAGGATTCATTGAATTGCGGCATTATTACCGCCCCGACGGGTTGCCGCGCGAGCAGCAGCCGTGGCTGGCCAGCGTCTGGCAAAAGACGGAAGACCCGCGCCAAGCGGGCTGA
- a CDS encoding Nramp family divalent metal transporter — protein MPFTFRFPRIPGLPTTATAPFCPSEVAGTVQVPRGASVWQKLRIYVGPGLLVSIGYMDPGNWATSIQAGAQFGYQLLFVVMLSSLAAIVLQCLCARLGIATGKDLAVHSREHYPPAVGKGMWVLAELSIIACDLAEVLGCALAFNLLLGVSLPVGVLLTALDTLIVLGLKGRGFRQVEAIILGLVITIAACLLAQLAFVKADWHEVMQGFVPSLQAISSREPLYLAIGIIGATVMPHNLYLHSSIVQTRSVQRDPASLLEAVRYTRVDTTVSLLIAMVINATILILAAAAFHKSGNTQVAELDEAYHLLDPITGSAMAAILFGVGLFASGQSSTFTGTIAGQVIMEGFLKLKIPCWQRRVITRALALVPALIGVLTLGPHSVGKLLVASQVVLSLQLPFAMYPLIRLTSRRDLMGDLVNRWWVSGLAWVLFAAISAANVWLVWQVFAD, from the coding sequence TTGCCATTCACTTTCCGTTTTCCCCGCATCCCGGGTTTGCCCACCACGGCCACGGCGCCGTTCTGTCCTTCCGAAGTCGCCGGCACGGTCCAGGTGCCGCGTGGCGCGTCGGTCTGGCAGAAGCTGCGCATCTATGTCGGCCCGGGGCTGCTGGTCTCGATCGGTTACATGGACCCCGGCAACTGGGCCACCTCCATCCAGGCCGGCGCGCAGTTCGGTTACCAGTTGCTGTTCGTGGTGATGCTCTCCAGCCTGGCGGCCATCGTGCTGCAATGCCTATGCGCCCGGCTGGGCATCGCTACCGGCAAGGACCTGGCGGTGCATTCGCGCGAGCATTATCCGCCGGCGGTGGGCAAGGGCATGTGGGTGCTGGCCGAACTCTCTATCATCGCCTGCGACCTGGCTGAGGTGCTGGGCTGTGCGCTGGCCTTCAATCTGCTGCTGGGCGTGTCGTTGCCGGTGGGGGTGTTGCTGACTGCGCTCGATACCCTGATCGTGCTGGGTTTGAAGGGCAGGGGATTCCGCCAGGTCGAGGCCATCATACTGGGGCTGGTCATCACCATCGCCGCCTGTCTGCTGGCGCAACTGGCCTTCGTCAAGGCGGACTGGCACGAAGTGATGCAGGGCTTCGTTCCCTCCCTGCAGGCCATCTCCAGCCGTGAGCCGCTGTACCTGGCCATCGGCATCATCGGCGCCACCGTGATGCCGCACAACCTCTACCTGCATTCCTCCATCGTCCAGACCCGCAGCGTGCAGCGCGATCCGGCGTCGTTGCTGGAGGCAGTGCGCTATACGCGGGTCGATACCACGGTGTCGCTCTTGATCGCCATGGTCATCAACGCCACCATCCTGATCCTGGCCGCTGCGGCCTTCCACAAGAGCGGCAATACCCAGGTGGCCGAGCTGGATGAGGCCTACCACCTGCTGGACCCCATCACCGGCTCAGCCATGGCGGCCATCCTCTTTGGCGTGGGTCTGTTTGCGTCGGGGCAGAGTTCGACCTTCACCGGCACCATTGCCGGACAGGTCATCATGGAAGGCTTCCTCAAGCTGAAGATTCCCTGCTGGCAGCGTCGCGTCATCACGCGTGCACTCGCTTTGGTGCCGGCGCTGATCGGCGTGCTCACGCTGGGGCCGCACTCGGTGGGCAAGCTGCTGGTGGCCAGTCAGGTGGTCCTGTCGCTGCAATTGCCCTTTGCCATGTATCCGCTGATCCGTCTGACCAGCCGCCGCGATCTGATGGGCGATCTGGTCAATCGCTGGTGGGTCAGCGGCTTGGCGTGGGTGCTGTTCGCGGCCATTTCAGCGGCCAATGTGTGGCTGGTCTGGCAGGTGTTTGCAGACTAG
- the glp gene encoding gephyrin-like molybdotransferase Glp encodes MSSTPNSSTPPSSAKPARAPMQSVSQALETLLSAAVPVAQREIIDTLDACERVLAEPVTASIDVPGMDNSQMDGYAVRAADCASGQARLRVSQRIPAGHVGQPLEPGTAARIFTGAMMPAGADAVVMQEACEADGEHVVIRHVPAAGEWVRTIGEDIRQGSTILAAGTRLRPQELGLAASIGQAQLQVLRRVRVAVFFTGDELTMPGQPLKPGGIYNSNRFLLRGLLQKLGCQVSDFGIVPDSLQATRETLREAAREHDLIITSGGVSVGEEDHVKPAVEAEGRINMWQIAMKPGKPLAFGQVRRGEGTGEAFFMGLPGNPVSSFVTFLLFVRPFLLRLQGLPREAVLPQAVALRADFDWPRADRRQEFLRVRRNAQGGLDLFPSQGSAVLTSTAWADGLIDNPPGQTIAAGDMVQFLAFDHLLN; translated from the coding sequence ATGTCTTCCACGCCCAATTCTTCCACCCCCCCGTCTTCGGCCAAGCCGGCACGCGCGCCCATGCAAAGCGTCAGCCAGGCGCTGGAGACCCTGCTGTCTGCGGCCGTACCGGTCGCACAGCGCGAGATCATCGATACCCTGGACGCCTGCGAGCGCGTGCTCGCCGAGCCGGTGACGGCGTCCATCGACGTGCCGGGGATGGACAATTCGCAGATGGATGGCTATGCCGTGCGCGCCGCCGATTGCGCCTCGGGCCAAGCGCGCCTGCGCGTTTCCCAGCGCATCCCGGCCGGCCACGTCGGCCAGCCGCTGGAGCCCGGCACGGCGGCCCGCATCTTCACCGGCGCCATGATGCCGGCGGGCGCCGACGCCGTGGTCATGCAGGAAGCCTGCGAGGCCGATGGCGAGCATGTGGTGATCCGCCACGTGCCCGCAGCGGGCGAATGGGTGCGCACCATCGGCGAAGATATCCGCCAGGGCAGCACCATCCTCGCCGCTGGTACCCGCCTGCGCCCGCAGGAACTGGGGCTGGCTGCCTCCATCGGCCAGGCACAGTTGCAGGTGCTGCGTCGCGTGCGGGTGGCGGTCTTCTTCACCGGTGACGAGCTGACCATGCCGGGCCAGCCGTTGAAGCCGGGCGGCATCTACAATTCCAACCGCTTCCTGCTGCGTGGGCTGTTGCAGAAACTGGGTTGCCAGGTCAGTGACTTCGGCATCGTCCCGGACAGCCTGCAGGCCACCCGCGAGACCTTGCGCGAAGCCGCCCGCGAGCATGACCTCATCATCACCAGCGGTGGCGTCTCCGTGGGTGAGGAAGACCATGTAAAGCCGGCGGTAGAAGCCGAAGGCCGCATCAACATGTGGCAGATCGCCATGAAGCCCGGCAAGCCGCTGGCCTTTGGCCAGGTGCGGCGCGGGGAGGGCACCGGTGAAGCCTTCTTCATGGGCTTGCCGGGCAATCCGGTCTCGTCCTTCGTTACTTTCCTGCTGTTTGTGCGCCCCTTCCTGCTGCGCCTGCAAGGTTTGCCCCGCGAGGCCGTGCTGCCCCAGGCGGTCGCCCTGCGCGCCGATTTCGACTGGCCCCGCGCCGACCGCCGCCAGGAATTCCTGCGCGTGCGTCGCAATGCGCAAGGCGGACTGGACCTTTTCCCCAGCCAGGGTTCGGCTGTGCTGACCTCGACCGCCTGGGCCGACGGCCTGATCGACAATCCGCCTGGACAGACCATCGCCGCTGGCGACATGGTGCAGTTCCTGGCGTTCGATCATCTGCTGAACTGA